The Streptomyces phaeolivaceus genome has a window encoding:
- a CDS encoding AfsR/SARP family transcriptional regulator — protein sequence MSKSLGGQVEFRVLGPVEVWLHGQRLPPFPRKPTALLTAGLMEAGKLVSVDRLVDAVWGDRPPASAAKLVQGYVLRLRQVLHGKDTREVITTRPRGYVFEPEEGQLDLQLFQALLERAHRAAARGEHGGAADLFEKALGLWRGPALGAPTTPLLRAEATRLEEIRLATVERLLDARLDLGGGAELIGDLTGLVAEHPLRERLRVQLITALDRCGRRADALAAYRDGRRRLHTELGIEPGPELREVNARLLVPDRPGRPGRGGAAGEERARWEVRRPAPRAAPAPVQLPAAPKWLTGRETETARLEGALRDGGEHSRICVVHGMAGVGKTALTLYVAHRVATAFPDGQLHAVLGGGDPTRPADPAEILAGFLRALGIGPGQIPSSLPERAAAFRTVLAGLKALVVLDDAAGEEQVRSLLPGASSRSAVLISSRKALHGLDSVERVGLEVLDPAHAVRLLARLAGSDRTTAEPEAAAEIAQLSGGLPLALRIAGSRLRTRSAWPLGALAERLRDEHARLDEMASGDLDVRAGIEVSYRALPEPERLVFRRLGMLESPDLAPWVAAPLADIDMSDAERLVDRLADAHLLEPLGADHTGRVRYRFHDLVRLYARERADLEDTRRDRSSALSRLLRTWLALSRRAGDLEPTGLAHLVPRRAAGEADTALGERLLADPRAWLQAEHGSLVAGVVLAARLDLLEEACDLASVLVQASFRVNNQFDEWQRTHDAALAAVRRAANPRGEAVLLTGLGQLRYEQDRFDEADRYFREALAGFVRLGDIGGQATALAGIAVVGKERGNFTEATACLEQALSAFEALGDAAGAAGALYDLGAILREKGNSEEATAQLRKALAIHRSIGSRRGEGLVLRAIGLVHRADGDLARAEEQCARALDLLRSVGDRLMEAYAVQALAKVRFRLRPDDTELPALLGALRVCRELDDVFGEALLLRTLGELHLAQGRVDHASACLRQALDLWTRLRHPLFRARTLRDLSRLHELLGDRPGARALRQEALLTFRRYGTREYAELRAVEETDPSAVPGR from the coding sequence GTGAGCAAGAGCCTTGGGGGACAGGTGGAGTTCCGGGTGCTGGGGCCGGTCGAGGTCTGGCTCCACGGGCAGCGGCTGCCGCCGTTCCCGCGCAAGCCGACCGCGCTGCTCACCGCCGGGCTGATGGAGGCGGGAAAGCTGGTGTCGGTCGACCGGCTGGTCGACGCCGTGTGGGGGGACCGGCCACCGGCGTCGGCGGCCAAGCTGGTGCAGGGGTACGTCCTCCGGCTGAGACAGGTGCTCCACGGCAAGGACACCCGCGAAGTGATCACGACCCGGCCCCGTGGCTATGTGTTCGAGCCCGAGGAGGGACAGCTGGACCTTCAGCTGTTCCAGGCGCTGCTGGAACGCGCGCACAGGGCGGCGGCACGGGGCGAACACGGCGGCGCGGCCGACCTCTTCGAGAAGGCGCTGGGGCTCTGGCGCGGCCCCGCGCTGGGCGCTCCCACGACCCCGCTGCTGCGGGCCGAGGCGACACGGCTGGAGGAGATCCGGCTGGCCACCGTGGAGCGCCTGCTCGACGCGCGCCTGGACCTGGGCGGCGGAGCGGAACTGATCGGCGACCTCACCGGGCTGGTGGCCGAACATCCGCTGAGGGAACGATTGCGGGTGCAGCTCATCACCGCCCTGGACCGCTGCGGACGCCGGGCGGACGCCCTGGCCGCGTACCGCGACGGCCGCCGTCGGCTGCACACCGAGCTGGGCATCGAACCCGGCCCGGAACTCCGGGAAGTGAACGCCCGCCTGCTGGTGCCCGACCGGCCGGGCCGGCCCGGCCGGGGCGGAGCCGCCGGGGAGGAGCGCGCACGGTGGGAGGTGCGCCGGCCCGCGCCGCGCGCGGCGCCGGCGCCCGTGCAGCTGCCCGCCGCGCCGAAGTGGCTGACCGGCCGCGAGACGGAGACGGCCCGCCTGGAGGGCGCGCTGCGAGACGGCGGGGAGCACAGCCGGATCTGCGTCGTGCACGGCATGGCGGGCGTGGGCAAGACCGCGCTGACGCTGTATGTCGCGCACCGGGTCGCGACGGCCTTCCCGGACGGACAGCTCCATGCCGTACTGGGCGGCGGGGACCCGACCCGGCCGGCCGACCCCGCCGAGATCCTCGCGGGTTTCCTGCGCGCGCTGGGCATCGGACCGGGCCAGATCCCCTCGTCGCTGCCCGAACGGGCCGCCGCGTTCCGTACGGTGCTGGCCGGTCTGAAGGCGCTCGTGGTGCTCGACGACGCCGCCGGTGAGGAGCAGGTGCGGTCCCTGCTGCCGGGCGCGAGCAGCAGGAGCGCCGTGCTGATCAGCAGCCGCAAGGCCCTGCACGGCCTGGACTCGGTCGAGCGGGTGGGCCTGGAGGTACTCGACCCCGCCCACGCCGTGCGGCTTCTGGCGCGGCTCGCGGGCTCCGACAGGACGACGGCGGAGCCCGAGGCGGCGGCCGAGATCGCCCAGCTGTCCGGAGGGCTCCCGCTGGCGCTGCGGATCGCGGGATCCCGGCTCCGGACCCGCAGCGCCTGGCCGCTCGGCGCCCTGGCCGAACGGCTCCGCGACGAACACGCCCGGCTGGACGAGATGGCCTCCGGCGACCTGGACGTACGCGCGGGGATCGAGGTCAGCTACCGCGCGCTGCCGGAGCCGGAACGCCTGGTCTTCCGCAGGCTCGGCATGCTCGAATCACCCGATCTCGCGCCCTGGGTGGCCGCACCGCTCGCCGACATCGACATGTCCGACGCGGAGCGCCTGGTCGACCGGCTCGCCGACGCCCATCTGCTGGAGCCGCTGGGCGCCGACCACACGGGCCGCGTACGGTACCGCTTCCACGACCTGGTCCGGCTGTACGCCAGGGAACGGGCCGACCTGGAGGACACCCGGCGGGACCGCTCCTCGGCACTGTCCCGGCTGCTGCGTACCTGGCTGGCGCTCAGCCGCCGGGCCGGGGACCTCGAACCCACCGGGCTGGCACACCTCGTACCCCGGCGGGCCGCCGGGGAGGCCGACACGGCACTCGGCGAACGGCTGCTGGCCGATCCGCGCGCGTGGCTCCAGGCCGAGCACGGTTCGCTGGTGGCCGGGGTGGTGCTGGCCGCGCGCCTCGATCTCCTCGAGGAGGCGTGCGACCTGGCCTCGGTGCTCGTCCAGGCGTCGTTCCGGGTGAACAACCAGTTCGACGAGTGGCAGCGCACGCACGACGCCGCCCTCGCCGCCGTCCGCCGGGCGGCGAACCCGCGCGGCGAGGCCGTACTGCTCACCGGCCTCGGGCAACTCCGCTACGAGCAGGACCGGTTCGACGAGGCCGACCGCTACTTCCGCGAGGCGCTGGCCGGGTTCGTACGGCTGGGCGACATCGGCGGGCAGGCCACGGCTCTGGCGGGGATCGCCGTCGTCGGCAAGGAGCGGGGCAACTTCACCGAGGCGACGGCCTGTCTGGAACAGGCCCTGTCCGCCTTCGAGGCACTCGGGGACGCCGCGGGGGCGGCCGGCGCACTCTACGACCTCGGGGCGATCCTGCGGGAGAAGGGCAACTCCGAGGAGGCGACGGCCCAGCTGCGGAAGGCACTCGCGATCCACCGGTCGATCGGCAGCCGGCGCGGTGAGGGGCTGGTCCTGCGCGCGATCGGCCTGGTGCACCGCGCGGACGGCGACCTGGCGCGCGCCGAGGAACAGTGCGCGCGCGCCCTCGACCTGCTGCGCTCGGTCGGTGACCGGCTGATGGAGGCTTACGCCGTACAGGCGTTGGCCAAGGTCCGCTTCCGGCTGCGGCCCGACGACACGGAACTGCCCGCGCTGCTCGGCGCGCTACGGGTGTGCCGGGAACTGGACGACGTGTTCGGTGAGGCACTGCTGCTGCGCACCCTCGGCGAACTGCACCTCGCCCAGGGGCGGGTGGACCACGCGTCGGCCTGTCTCCGGCAGGCGCTGGACCTCTGGACACGGCTGAGGCATCCGCTGTTCCGCGCCCGCACCCTGCGTGACCTGTCCCGGCTCCACGAACTCCTCGGCGACCGGCCCGGCGCCCGCGCGCTGCGCCAGGAGGCGCTGCTGACGTTCCGTCGCTACGGCACCCGGGAGTACGCCGAACTGCGGGCCGTCGAGGAGACGGACCCGAGCGCGGTGCCCGGCAGATGA
- a CDS encoding peptidase inhibitor family I36 protein, with the protein MRKRTVAALSASTALAVVAIAAPNASAEPNPPGCDRGAFCIYSGPDQTGSLLVERQGNWSGSVSGRSVFNNGTSFPGGDHIQLTWTYNGGTYSDCLHYNPGPGDYKWNFVAGVVFKQATWRGEC; encoded by the coding sequence ATGCGCAAGCGCACCGTCGCGGCTCTGTCCGCGTCCACCGCCCTGGCTGTCGTGGCCATCGCGGCACCCAACGCCTCCGCCGAACCGAACCCGCCCGGCTGCGACCGGGGAGCCTTCTGTATCTACTCCGGCCCGGACCAGACCGGTTCGCTGCTCGTGGAGCGCCAGGGCAACTGGTCCGGCAGCGTCAGCGGCCGGTCCGTCTTCAACAACGGCACGAGCTTCCCCGGCGGCGACCACATCCAGCTCACCTGGACCTACAACGGGGGCACGTACAGCGACTGCCTGCACTACAACCCGGGCCCCGGCGACTACAAGTGGAACTTCGTGGCCGGGGTCGTGTTCAAGCAGGCCACCTGGCGTGGTGAGTGCTGA
- a CDS encoding ATP-binding protein, giving the protein MESLRHHYGNPLAGQGGSTGTRAMIGRDEELRTLRRVLADATAGHGGALLVHGTAGVGKSALLRTIGAEAEGSGFRVLSASGVESELWLPFAALQLLLQPAADGIENLPDPHRLTLSDALSATETEPQLFRVGMAVLELLADAADRQPLLLLVDDVQWADSSSRDVLRFVARRPRDLPIAIIVASRIHYPESNSLSAYPDLLLEPLGRTAAAELLDLGAPGLPAPVRALVLERAAGNPLALVELPKAVKGLPMEPDDLPLPQRLEEAFAARTDTVSRQCRTFLLALAAEPNAPLDRLLRASSRLSGSTASVDTLQEAVDAGLVTLIGRTLEFRHPLMRSAIHTRATVADRLGVHRALAEVMDDMPERQLVHPAAATLGPDEELAARLERFADVSQARGKVAAAVPALRRAADLVHDTQRRTGILIRAVELASEINDRVHTQLLLDRADPRELGPLERARLMVVSDKAAFDPGEPHRRIREMVTTAAGAFDAGGADTAESLLWWAAARCFFQDGDATVRAETAAELARWNPDPDDPHVLTVRAYTEPYRQGAEVLARLDAIEPDARDGRILHFLGSGAMVLGDTGRAVRHLSAAAGVRRSQGRLGLLARSLAGSWPRAYLGQLDRAREESGEGLALAEETGERIVWLGLKATGGLVAALRGETEAAARTIRELRAHPLFPGMPFATVMAQQVDGLLALFDGRTTEAYDLLARAFDPADPHYHSVSRWLLAPDLADAAVAADAVPEARELFAELPALARRLPSEMMVVAHAYTDAVLAPDDTAEERYAAALAALPVGWTLSRARLRLHHGRRLRRRRRNVDARNPLRAARDAFDQIGAQPWAEPAREQLRAAGGSSRRRHANTAEQLSAQEMQIAVLASQGLSNREIGRRLFISHRTVGAHLYRIYPRLGITSRGKLAAGRGDLALSVNGPDEASALHASSCENPFKSISWWSGWAFSCTASLRRTASRRARNTTWNGSAAPTPAARRPSSAARPGARPTTLGPTA; this is encoded by the coding sequence GTGGAATCGCTTCGCCACCACTACGGCAACCCACTCGCGGGGCAGGGCGGCAGCACCGGCACGCGCGCGATGATCGGCCGGGACGAGGAACTGCGCACCCTCCGCCGGGTGTTGGCGGACGCGACGGCCGGGCACGGCGGCGCGCTGCTGGTCCACGGCACTGCGGGCGTCGGCAAGTCGGCCCTGCTGCGCACGATCGGCGCCGAAGCCGAAGGCAGCGGCTTCCGGGTGCTGAGCGCGTCCGGCGTGGAGTCCGAGCTGTGGCTGCCGTTCGCCGCACTCCAACTGCTGCTGCAACCGGCCGCCGACGGTATCGAGAACCTGCCGGACCCCCACCGGCTGACGCTGAGCGACGCGTTGAGCGCCACGGAGACCGAGCCCCAGCTGTTCCGGGTCGGCATGGCCGTACTCGAACTGCTCGCCGACGCGGCCGACCGGCAGCCGCTTCTGCTGCTCGTCGACGATGTGCAGTGGGCCGATTCCTCCAGCCGGGACGTGCTCAGGTTCGTCGCCCGGCGCCCCCGCGACCTTCCGATAGCGATCATCGTCGCCTCCCGGATCCACTACCCCGAGTCGAACAGCCTGAGCGCGTACCCGGACCTCCTTCTGGAACCGCTCGGCCGGACGGCCGCCGCCGAACTGCTCGACCTCGGCGCCCCCGGACTGCCGGCGCCGGTACGGGCACTCGTCCTGGAGCGCGCGGCGGGCAACCCCCTGGCCCTCGTCGAGCTGCCCAAGGCGGTGAAGGGCCTGCCCATGGAGCCGGACGATCTGCCGCTGCCGCAGCGGCTGGAGGAGGCGTTCGCCGCGCGCACCGACACGGTGAGCAGGCAGTGCCGTACGTTCCTCCTGGCTCTGGCCGCCGAGCCGAACGCCCCGCTGGACCGGCTGCTGAGGGCGTCGAGTCGCCTCTCCGGCTCGACGGCTTCCGTGGACACCTTGCAGGAGGCGGTCGACGCGGGCCTGGTGACCCTGATCGGCCGAACCCTCGAATTCCGGCATCCGCTGATGCGCTCGGCGATCCACACCCGCGCCACCGTGGCCGATCGCCTGGGCGTGCACCGGGCCCTCGCGGAGGTGATGGACGACATGCCCGAGCGTCAGCTCGTTCATCCGGCCGCCGCCACGCTCGGCCCGGACGAGGAACTGGCCGCCCGGCTGGAGCGTTTCGCCGATGTGTCGCAGGCCCGGGGCAAGGTGGCCGCCGCCGTCCCGGCCCTGCGCCGGGCGGCCGATCTCGTCCACGACACACAGCGCAGGACCGGCATCCTGATCCGGGCGGTGGAGCTGGCCAGCGAGATCAACGACCGCGTCCACACCCAGCTGCTGCTGGACCGCGCCGACCCGCGCGAGCTGGGCCCCCTGGAGCGGGCCCGCCTCATGGTCGTGTCCGACAAGGCCGCGTTCGACCCGGGCGAACCGCATCGACGTATCCGGGAGATGGTCACCACGGCGGCCGGGGCGTTCGACGCGGGAGGCGCGGACACCGCCGAGAGCCTGCTGTGGTGGGCGGCCGCACGATGCTTCTTCCAGGACGGCGACGCGACCGTGCGCGCCGAGACCGCGGCCGAACTGGCTCGTTGGAACCCCGATCCGGACGACCCGCATGTGCTGACGGTACGGGCGTACACCGAACCGTACCGACAGGGTGCCGAGGTGCTCGCCCGGCTCGACGCCATCGAACCGGACGCCAGGGACGGCCGGATCCTGCACTTCCTCGGCAGCGGCGCGATGGTCCTGGGCGACACCGGCCGCGCCGTCCGCCACCTGTCGGCGGCGGCCGGTGTGCGGCGGTCGCAGGGCAGGCTCGGACTGCTGGCACGCTCACTGGCCGGCAGCTGGCCACGGGCCTACCTCGGTCAGCTCGACCGGGCTCGCGAGGAGTCCGGCGAAGGGCTCGCCCTGGCCGAGGAGACCGGGGAACGGATCGTCTGGCTGGGCCTGAAGGCGACCGGGGGACTGGTGGCGGCGCTGCGCGGCGAGACCGAGGCCGCGGCGCGCACGATCCGCGAACTGCGCGCCCACCCGCTGTTCCCCGGCATGCCGTTCGCCACGGTGATGGCACAACAGGTCGACGGCCTGCTCGCCCTCTTCGACGGCCGCACGACCGAGGCGTACGACCTTCTCGCGCGCGCGTTCGATCCGGCCGACCCGCACTACCACTCGGTGAGCCGCTGGCTGCTCGCACCGGACCTGGCGGACGCCGCGGTGGCCGCCGACGCCGTCCCGGAGGCCCGGGAGCTGTTCGCGGAACTTCCGGCACTGGCCCGCCGACTGCCCTCGGAGATGATGGTGGTCGCGCACGCCTACACCGACGCCGTACTGGCCCCGGACGACACGGCGGAGGAGCGCTACGCCGCCGCACTCGCCGCGCTGCCCGTCGGCTGGACGCTGTCGCGGGCCCGGCTGCGGCTGCACCACGGCCGCCGGCTGCGCCGTCGGCGCCGCAACGTGGACGCCCGGAACCCGTTGCGCGCGGCCCGCGACGCGTTCGACCAGATCGGCGCCCAGCCCTGGGCCGAGCCGGCCCGCGAACAACTGCGTGCCGCCGGTGGGTCGAGCCGGCGGCGGCACGCGAACACCGCCGAGCAGTTGTCGGCCCAGGAGATGCAGATAGCCGTACTGGCGTCACAGGGGCTGAGCAACCGGGAGATCGGCAGGCGCCTGTTCATCTCGCACCGCACCGTCGGAGCACACCTGTACCGGATCTATCCACGCCTGGGCATCACCAGCCGGGGCAAGCTCGCCGCCGGGCGCGGCGACCTCGCCCTGTCCGTGAACGGCCCCGATGAGGCGAGTGCACTTCATGCGTCCAGTTGCGAGAACCCTTTCAAGTCCATTTCGTGGTGGTCGGGTTGGGCCTTTTCCTGTACGGCTTCATTGAGGAGGACGGCGAGCCGGCGCGCAAGGAACACAACCTGGAATGGGTCTGCGGCCCCGACTCCGGCGGCTCGACGACCAAGCAGCGCTGCCAGACCTGGGGCCCGGCCAACTACACTTGGTCCAACGGCGTAG
- a CDS encoding VOC family protein, which produces MPDLLGINHLTLSTTDLDRLVTYYTELLGAVLAFERAATPSDPRIAIIDVGGDDHLMIVETATTPTADLDPLRRAGWELRVGTYKQLCEVREQILDAGWPVGQIETLPTQWTMTAGDPDGRPVDVRAHRSRTETPPPTTG; this is translated from the coding sequence ATGCCTGATCTCCTGGGAATCAACCATCTGACGCTTTCCACGACCGACCTCGACCGGCTCGTGACGTACTACACGGAGTTACTCGGAGCGGTGCTCGCATTCGAGCGCGCTGCAACCCCTTCTGATCCTCGAATTGCAATCATCGATGTCGGCGGGGACGACCACCTGATGATCGTCGAAACCGCTACCACCCCCACCGCTGATCTCGACCCCCTGAGGCGGGCGGGATGGGAATTGCGCGTGGGAACATATAAGCAACTGTGTGAGGTTCGCGAACAGATCCTGGATGCCGGGTGGCCGGTCGGGCAGATCGAGACGCTGCCCACGCAGTGGACGATGACAGCTGGTGATCCCGATGGACGCCCCGTGGACGTTCGGGCACATCGCTCCCGCACCGAAACGCCGCCACCAACCACCGGCTAA
- a CDS encoding IS701 family transposase, with translation MTVEQVESWSEGVAGLHARFAHRFGRSEPRERALDYLNGLVAPLEKKNGWTLSEQVGQLRPDGVQRLLNHSDWDENAVRDDVRDFVVETIGAKNAVLICDDTGFLKKGTKSAGVQRQYTGTAGRTENCQIGTFLAYASARGRALIDRELYIPVSWTDDRERCRAAGIDDEIPFATKNEHCKWMLQRAVDAGIPFAWVTADEAYGQVKHLRVWLEERRIAHVLATKVNDTVTTADGGDARVDQLVAALPRQAWKRVSGGQGAHGERIYDWARVAIRPYWENGFGHWVLARRSISDPTEIAYYVCYGSVASRLKDLVKVAAARWAVEECFQTAKGECGLDHYQVRLYRAWYRHITLAMAALAYLTAVRAAEAAKGAERTTSKTSYPSASRRSAD, from the coding sequence CTGACGGTTGAGCAGGTCGAGTCGTGGTCCGAGGGGGTGGCCGGGCTCCATGCCCGGTTCGCCCACCGTTTCGGCAGGTCGGAGCCCCGCGAGCGGGCGCTGGACTACCTGAACGGACTCGTCGCGCCGCTGGAGAAGAAGAACGGGTGGACGCTGTCCGAGCAGGTCGGGCAGCTCCGCCCGGACGGCGTCCAGCGCCTGCTCAACCACTCCGACTGGGACGAGAACGCGGTCCGCGACGATGTGCGCGACTTCGTCGTGGAGACCATCGGAGCCAAGAACGCGGTCCTGATCTGCGACGACACCGGTTTCCTGAAGAAGGGCACCAAGTCCGCCGGAGTCCAGCGGCAGTACACAGGTACCGCCGGCCGCACGGAGAACTGCCAGATCGGGACCTTCCTGGCCTACGCCTCCGCCAGGGGGCGGGCATTGATCGACCGTGAGCTCTACATCCCCGTTTCCTGGACGGATGACCGTGAGCGCTGCCGCGCAGCCGGGATCGACGACGAGATCCCCTTCGCGACCAAGAATGAGCACTGCAAGTGGATGCTGCAACGTGCCGTCGACGCAGGCATCCCGTTCGCGTGGGTCACCGCTGACGAGGCATACGGGCAGGTCAAGCACCTGCGGGTATGGCTGGAGGAACGCAGGATCGCGCACGTACTGGCCACCAAGGTCAACGACACCGTGACCACGGCGGACGGCGGCGACGCCAGGGTGGACCAGTTGGTCGCCGCCCTGCCCAGGCAAGCGTGGAAGCGGGTTTCCGGGGGCCAGGGCGCGCACGGCGAACGGATCTACGACTGGGCCCGCGTCGCCATCCGCCCGTACTGGGAGAACGGCTTCGGGCACTGGGTTCTGGCCCGCCGCAGCATCAGCGACCCCACCGAGATCGCCTACTACGTCTGCTACGGATCGGTGGCCTCCCGGCTGAAAGACCTGGTCAAGGTAGCCGCCGCGAGGTGGGCGGTGGAGGAGTGCTTCCAGACCGCCAAGGGCGAGTGCGGCCTGGACCACTACCAGGTGAGGCTCTACCGGGCCTGGTACCGCCACATCACCCTGGCCATGGCCGCCCTCGCCTACCTGACCGCCGTCCGCGCCGCAGAAGCCGCAAAAGGGGCGGAGCGGACGACGAGCAAGACCTCATACCCCTCAGCGTCCCGGAGATCCGCCGACTGA